One genomic window of Burkholderia humptydooensis includes the following:
- a CDS encoding MFS transporter, whose product MSETSKRHPSLVLILIPVVMLGQLSMDMYLPALDSLRASMRATGSELQLTLSAFVVSLGVSQFLVGEFARRAGRGRAIRIALVGFVGATAGCAITSSIAFFIVCRAVQGISAAVCVALSYAVIADNAKDSHESMRGMMMLTVASTVAPLIAPVAGSQVLQLAGSWRAVFMLLLCVASAATLAFFTQPAARFDARASDASKPARQIYLGIARSSRFWRYALLCSIGTTINFCFFSFLPGILLVQNGLTQNAFSAAFFLCGLTEIAGSLLAPRISKRIGHPALTGLACACCALGGFGVAYLSTMQGAVVPIVVAFSIVELGTGMLIAPCFSAALYLFRSASNEASAICGFQQFMIAAGVATFAAAMQWQSSYALGILIGVAALLGAALGCTLAGGAAADERADERVARVAANPD is encoded by the coding sequence ATGAGCGAGACCTCGAAGCGCCATCCTTCCCTCGTGTTGATCCTGATTCCGGTCGTGATGCTCGGCCAGCTCTCGATGGACATGTATCTGCCCGCGCTCGACAGCCTGCGGGCCAGCATGCGCGCGACGGGCAGCGAGCTGCAGCTCACGCTCAGCGCGTTCGTCGTCTCGCTCGGCGTATCGCAGTTCCTCGTCGGCGAGTTCGCGCGCCGCGCGGGGCGAGGGCGCGCGATCCGGATCGCGCTCGTCGGCTTCGTCGGCGCGACGGCCGGCTGCGCGATCACGTCGTCGATCGCGTTCTTTATCGTCTGCCGCGCGGTTCAGGGCATCTCGGCGGCGGTGTGCGTCGCGCTGTCGTACGCGGTGATCGCCGATAACGCGAAGGACAGCCACGAAAGCATGCGCGGGATGATGATGCTCACGGTTGCCTCGACGGTCGCGCCGCTGATCGCGCCGGTCGCGGGCTCGCAGGTGCTGCAGCTCGCCGGCTCGTGGCGGGCCGTCTTCATGCTGCTGCTATGCGTCGCGAGCGCGGCGACGCTCGCGTTCTTCACGCAACCGGCCGCGCGCTTCGATGCGCGCGCGTCGGACGCCTCGAAGCCGGCACGCCAGATCTATCTCGGGATCGCGCGGTCTTCCCGGTTCTGGCGCTACGCGCTGCTTTGCTCGATCGGCACGACGATCAATTTCTGCTTCTTCTCGTTCCTGCCCGGCATCCTGCTGGTTCAGAACGGGCTCACGCAGAACGCGTTTTCCGCCGCGTTCTTCCTGTGCGGGCTGACCGAGATCGCGGGCTCGCTGCTCGCGCCGAGAATCAGCAAGCGCATCGGGCACCCCGCATTGACGGGGCTCGCGTGCGCGTGCTGCGCGCTCGGCGGTTTCGGCGTCGCGTATCTGTCGACGATGCAGGGGGCGGTCGTGCCGATCGTCGTCGCGTTCTCGATCGTCGAGCTGGGAACCGGCATGCTGATCGCGCCGTGCTTCTCGGCGGCGCTGTATCTGTTCCGCTCGGCGTCCAACGAAGCGTCCGCGATCTGCGGGTTCCAACAATTCATGATCGCCGCCGGCGTCGCCACGTTCGCCGCCGCGATGCAATGGCAATCGTCGTATGCGCTCGGCATCCTGATCGGCGTGGCCGCGCTGCTCGGCGCGGCGCTCGGCTGCACGCTGGCGGGCGGCGCTGCGGCCGACGAGCGAGCGGACGAGCGCGTGGCGCGGGTGGCGGCGAATCCGGATTAG
- a CDS encoding thioesterase II family protein, giving the protein MTSIPVRLDRFAPAAAPADRADPAAATDGVPAAAFPATAAKAAIRTLVAPSPGGAHVLCIPWAGASIERFFVWKRYLPAGVGLSGVQLPGRGARAHEPSPTDLVALLDEIAAEYLALPDPPRILFGHSFGALIAFEIATRVSRAAGQAGGDPFVRLVVSGLSAPSVIAEEERIAHLDDDAFSAQVHALNGMPPEIARSPESLRYFMTVLRCDFRLYESYSFDADRPPLRCPIAVCSGRDDPSVSEHGLNAWAALTTGECRRHDFDGDHFFIADHAAAMLGLALDAESTLAG; this is encoded by the coding sequence ATGACCAGCATCCCCGTTAGACTCGATCGGTTTGCGCCGGCCGCCGCCCCGGCCGACCGGGCCGATCCGGCCGCCGCCACGGACGGCGTCCCGGCGGCGGCGTTTCCCGCCACGGCCGCGAAGGCCGCGATCCGCACGCTGGTTGCGCCGTCGCCCGGCGGCGCGCACGTGCTGTGCATCCCGTGGGCGGGCGCGAGCATCGAGCGCTTCTTCGTGTGGAAGCGGTATCTGCCGGCGGGCGTCGGCTTGTCGGGCGTCCAGTTGCCGGGGCGCGGCGCGCGCGCGCACGAGCCGTCGCCGACGGATCTCGTCGCGCTGCTCGACGAGATCGCGGCCGAGTACCTGGCGCTGCCCGACCCGCCGCGCATCCTGTTCGGGCACAGCTTCGGCGCGCTGATCGCGTTCGAGATCGCGACGCGCGTGAGCCGGGCGGCCGGCCAGGCGGGCGGCGATCCGTTCGTGCGGCTCGTCGTGTCGGGGCTGTCCGCGCCGAGCGTGATCGCCGAGGAAGAGCGCATCGCCCATCTCGACGACGACGCGTTCAGCGCGCAAGTGCACGCGCTCAACGGCATGCCGCCCGAGATCGCGCGGAGCCCCGAATCGCTGCGCTATTTCATGACTGTCCTGCGCTGCGATTTCCGGCTGTACGAATCCTATTCGTTCGACGCGGATCGCCCGCCGCTGCGCTGCCCGATCGCCGTGTGCTCCGGCCGCGACGATCCGAGCGTGTCGGAGCACGGGCTGAACGCGTGGGCGGCGCTCACGACGGGCGAGTGCCGGCGTCACGATTTCGACGGCGATCATTTCTTCATCGCGGACCACGCGGCCGCGATGCTGGGCCTCGCGCTGGACGCCGAAAGCACGCTCGCCGGCTGA
- a CDS encoding GNAT family N-acetyltransferase, with protein sequence MDRAHRSPAGPVDTLLDGMIAKNAYYPRRIGGAMRVYTLGDHAVVNSGLATDTFNLVISRAADGAQANAIAPIARDFDEAGLPAAWWTCGEWPDAAFARALGEAGFVADETSVGMLAELDALPCVAAPRGLRVRQISGADDVARFGALICALFDPPDPFVDAFYLHVAALEIDTAEPLKLFLGEIDGCAVSTAALYLDAGTAHVFDVSTAAHARRRGYACAVTHFVLAHARDRLGAARAALQASPDGLNVYRRLGFQPVCEFRVYSNRAAVLERSHDQHPR encoded by the coding sequence ATGGATCGCGCTCATCGCAGCCCGGCGGGGCCGGTCGACACGCTGCTCGACGGGATGATCGCCAAGAATGCGTATTATCCGCGCCGCATCGGCGGCGCGATGCGCGTGTACACGCTCGGCGATCACGCGGTCGTCAACAGCGGGCTCGCGACCGATACGTTCAACCTCGTCATCAGCCGCGCGGCCGACGGCGCGCAGGCGAATGCGATCGCGCCGATCGCGCGCGATTTCGACGAAGCCGGCTTGCCCGCCGCGTGGTGGACCTGCGGCGAATGGCCGGACGCGGCGTTCGCGCGTGCGCTCGGCGAAGCGGGCTTCGTCGCCGACGAAACGAGCGTCGGGATGCTGGCGGAGCTGGACGCGCTGCCGTGCGTCGCCGCGCCGCGCGGCTTGCGGGTGCGGCAGATCAGCGGGGCGGACGACGTCGCGCGCTTCGGTGCGCTGATCTGCGCGCTGTTCGATCCGCCCGATCCGTTCGTCGATGCGTTCTATCTGCACGTCGCCGCGCTGGAGATCGACACCGCCGAGCCGCTGAAGCTGTTCCTCGGCGAGATCGACGGTTGCGCGGTCAGCACGGCCGCGCTCTATCTCGACGCGGGCACCGCGCACGTGTTCGACGTCAGCACGGCGGCGCACGCGCGACGGCGCGGCTATGCGTGCGCCGTCACCCATTTCGTGCTCGCGCATGCGAGAGACCGGCTCGGCGCGGCCCGCGCGGCGCTGCAGGCGTCGCCGGACGGTCTGAACGTCTATCGGCGTCTCGGCTTTCAGCCGGTGTGCGAGTTTCGCGTGTATTCGAACCGCGCCGCGGTTCTGGAGAGAAGTCATGACCAGCATCCCCGTTAG
- a CDS encoding TauD/TfdA dioxygenase family protein has product MISRKLSPALGAEIRGIDFSKPLSSQARDDVIGLLSEHQLLVFPGQRLSCEQQIAACGAFGELEPHPMTTNTSSFPEMTIVSNVTSDGKPVGYPTPPFELWHSDLCYLEHPAKMTFFYAESVPDAHGDTWFANMFRAYETLPDELKAAIDGKRAVFSLDSSLVKRCRKIGFDLNIAEDDFKPTVSHPAVRTHPHTRQRSIFVNWAHTDRIEGYSPEESDEILDRIFAHCRNEDFIYRHRYANEDLVIWDNASLIHTNSPNPPVGNRIMRRVMVSGPKPFYQ; this is encoded by the coding sequence TGATTTCACGCAAATTGTCCCCTGCGCTCGGCGCAGAGATTCGAGGCATCGATTTTTCGAAGCCGCTGTCGTCGCAAGCGCGCGACGACGTCATCGGTTTGTTGTCCGAACATCAATTGCTCGTCTTTCCCGGCCAGCGCCTGTCGTGCGAACAGCAGATCGCCGCGTGCGGTGCGTTCGGCGAGCTCGAGCCGCACCCGATGACGACCAATACGTCCTCGTTCCCGGAAATGACGATCGTGTCGAACGTGACGTCAGACGGCAAGCCGGTCGGCTATCCGACGCCGCCGTTCGAGCTGTGGCATTCGGATCTGTGCTATCTCGAGCACCCGGCGAAAATGACGTTCTTCTATGCCGAATCCGTGCCCGACGCGCACGGCGATACCTGGTTCGCGAACATGTTCCGCGCATACGAGACGCTGCCCGACGAACTGAAAGCGGCGATCGACGGCAAGCGTGCGGTCTTCAGTCTCGACAGCAGCCTCGTGAAGCGATGCAGGAAGATCGGCTTCGATCTCAATATCGCGGAAGACGATTTCAAGCCGACCGTCTCGCATCCGGCGGTGCGCACCCATCCGCACACGCGCCAACGCTCGATCTTCGTCAACTGGGCGCACACCGACCGGATCGAGGGCTATTCGCCCGAGGAAAGCGACGAGATTCTCGATCGCATCTTCGCGCACTGCCGCAACGAGGATTTCATCTACCGTCATCGCTACGCGAACGAAGACCTCGTGATCTGGGACAACGCGTCGCTGATCCACACCAATTCGCCGAACCCGCCCGTCGGCAATCGCATCATGCGGCGCGTGATGGTGTCCGGGCCGAAGCCGTTCTATCAGTAA